Proteins encoded in a region of the Carassius auratus strain Wakin chromosome 21, ASM336829v1, whole genome shotgun sequence genome:
- the LOC113038918 gene encoding fibropellin-1-like, whose protein sequence is MEIRKVHLKCPGTVLLTMMMFKWGIFCSGSSDMCASSPCQNGATCVDTMDNYVCLCSREGVRYTGKDCDELYDACVLAECEGCETELGMDHYTCPEDFNECESGPCVGALSECVDELNGYKCLCPPGFGGEDCNHHITDCIDEPCLNNGTCRRIVDGFECTCSQGFRGETCEENVDDCDSHPCQNGAICVDGTNKYHCFCVPGYQGHNCEIDINECASQPCWNNGTCINGKDQYLCECLLGYTGVNCEMEIDECESNPCQNGATCHDLVGLYTCDCVQGFEGSDCEINIDECKSDPCQNGGICYDLIDSFRCECGGTGFMGDHCEEDILECASHPCQHEATCLEGINHYNCTCWPGFEGDNCEVDIDECADTPCENDGECFEKSKPEHWETDWEFTYATAAGYTCQCQP, encoded by the exons ATGGAGATCAGGAAAGTGCATCTGAAATGCCCCGGGACAGTTTTACTGACCATGATGATGTTCAAATGGG GTATATTCTGTTCCGGTTCATCTGACATGTGTGCATCTTCACCCTGCCAAAATGGGGCGACATGTGTGGATACAATGGACAActatgtgtgtttatgttcacGGGAAGGAGTGCGGTACACTGGAAAGGACTGTGATGAGCTGTACGATGCTTGTGTGTTGGCTGAATGCGAAGGGTGTGAGACAGAACTTGGCATGGACCACTACACTTGTCCAGAGGACTTCAACGAGTGTGAAAGTGGACCATGTGTAGGTGCCCTCTCTGAGTGTGTAGATGAGCTGAATGGCTACAAATGTCTGTGCCCACCTGGTTTCGGAGGAGAGGACTGCAATCATCACATTACAGACTGTATTGATGAACCCTGCCTCAACAATGGCACTTGTCGACGGATAGTGGATGGATTTGAATGCACCTGTTCACAAGGTTTTCGTGGTGAGACCTGTGAAGAGAATGTGGATGATTGTGATTCACATCCTTGTCAGAATGGTGCAATCTGTGTGGATGGCACCAACAAGTATCACTGCTTCTGCGTACCTGGATACCAAGGACACAACTGTGAGATTGACATAAACGAGTGTGCATCACAACCTTGTTGGAACAATGGAACTTGTATTAATGGAAAAGACCAGTACCTTTGTGAATGTCTGCTGGGATATACAG GAGTAAACTGTGAGATGGAGATCGATGAATGCGAGTCAAATCCTTGCCAAAATGGAGCCACCTGTCATGACCTAGTGGGGCTGTACACCTGTGACTGTGTGCAGGGATTTGAAGGTTCtgactgtgaaatcaatatcgaTGAATGTAAGAGTGATCCCTGTCAGAATGGAGGAATCTGCTACGACCTCATCGATAG TTTTAGGTGTGAATGTGGAGGCACTGGGTTTATGGGAGACCACTGTGAGGAGGATATTCTGGAGTGTGCATCACATCCTTGCCAACATGAAGCAACTTGTCTAGAGGGCATTAACCACTACAATTGTACCTGTTGGCCAG GTTTTGAAGGGGATAACTGTGAGGTGGATATAGATGAATGTGCTGATACTCCTTGTGAGAATGATGGTGAATGTTTTGAGAAGTCAAAACCAGAACACTGGGAAACAGACTGGGAGTTCACCTATGCCACAGCTGCAGGTTACACCTGTCAGTGCCAACCATGA